The following DNA comes from Rosa rugosa chromosome 5, drRosRugo1.1, whole genome shotgun sequence.
GAGCCTCTCTAACTATTACCAATTGTTTTAGTGTGATACTATAACTTCTGCATAATGGATTCAAtctagaaaacaaagaaaagaagtaTTATCACCAAAAGGTTATAGGAATTGACCAGACTCATTTCCTGAAAACCATGTGGAAAAATTCGGAATCACTAGAAGTGGAATTAGACAGAGACAACATGACTACTATTGTGTATTGACCAGGTTGTTAATGTCGATTGAGAACCGCACAAGCAACCAAAGGTGAGCTTTTCGAGTCTCGATTCCTGGATTGAAGACCTTTAACAGAATGAGCGGCATGGAATTGTGAAACATAATAAGAGGTTAGGTTCATTGCCACATTTTGCGGACAGAAATAGCAGGCCGCCCTAAGCTGCTGTGTGCTCGTAATCAAAGCCTAAACTCACAAAGGAATATATGAAGAATATAGCTAGGTTGTGATAATCATGATGACACAGTTGTAATTCCTTGACTTATTTTTATGTGAGTCGCTTATATGTTTTGGTCAAATGTATATCTTCGATTCTGAAACGAATGGGGTTGAATTCAAAGTCTAAAAGGTGCTCCAACAGAAGAGTGAGAACCTTTGCATAATTATCCGATCCCACTTGAAAAAAAGAGCATGCTAATTATGGAATTCTGGGACAGGGATCGAATATATAGCTACAATACCTTATAATTTTGACTAGGAACTTTATGTAAATTATGCCTTGCATCTGAACCATTCAATATCTTCAAAATACTTGAACTATTCTCATACTGTGTAAACCTTTCGAACATCTTCCTCCATCCTCCTAGGACCAAGCAAAGAACATGCATCTATACTCTGAATGCGCAAGTTGGGCATTGCATCTATACTCTGAATGCGCTCAACAACTAACCCCTTAATTACCATTTCAgttaaaaagtgaaattgaactTATACCAGCATAAAAGAAAAGATAGAATATAATCGATCATGAGAAAGAATGGTGGTGGTTCTTAGAATTTAGAATGATGAATTAGAACCAACCAACACTAATTCTTATGCAACTGTTCATGTGGAGTGAAGCAAATCTCTCCATCTTTGAATGTGTAATGTACTACTATACATAGTGTGATGATATATTCCTGAATGAATCCAATAGAATAATCCTGTACAATGATACTCTTAACCCAGTGGGTCTGTGTGCATGTTTTTAAATTATGAATGCTACAAGTTTAAAAGGGCTTCGAAagtggaaaaagaagaagatttaaAAGCTAACCAAAGCGTGGAACAGTGATGTTGAGCAATGATTGTGTCTAACAAGTATGCATGGTCATGACCCATCCTAGCTAGCTTTCCAAGATAAAAATATAGATAAGAATGCTTCAAGTTAATCCTTAAAGgttaacaacaaacaaacatagCTATTTATTGAGTGGCCATTGCATTTGCAGAGCTAAATAAGCTATGATTAATTTCATTAACTTAGGTGGAGGAGGGAATTGTTAGAGAACTAATTCTCTACCTACTACTATTTGCATGCTTTGGcaatcatcttcatcatggGGACATTGGCACATCTAGCTCTTTCTAATACGTACATCATGATTATGTCAGTCCAACCAAGTGCATAATCCTAAGGAGTCTCGTCGCATTGCTTGCTAAGGAGAGAACACAAGGATGATGATCAATCATATGTTCGATTCACCGGCACATGCATGAAGTTTGATCCTGATCGACAAGTTTAAGTACAATTATTGGGTAAAAACAATAAGATAAGTGCAAATCAAGGTTAGTTATGAAAATTCTTCAACTCAAGACGAAGTAAATTTACAgtgtttgaaatttttttagtacattgaattatatatatatatttttttttaaatcaaccAATTTATataaacatcaaaattacaTCAAAGACTCAGCAAATGCTAATAGCCAATATACTAACTTCAACATGGTTTGACATATTTGGATGTATCAAGGCTAGGGCCTAGGGGTCATATTTTGAATTCCATGTGTCATTTGAAATTCACATATGTCATGAGTTTAGTATTTGTAAAGAATGACTCTTAGAATATTCCTGAAACTGCAAAACGAGTATATGTCgaactcttttttattttattttattttatgttttatgaatTTTGTTCTTTGAACACAGAAAAAATTCATTTAGTATTCCGTCAGTTAGAACATATCTTTGATTTACCAATGATGAGATTAAGAAACATGACAATTTGAATAGAAATGTAGTTTTGCATAGTTTGACATATGTCGAGAGGTGTTATGGGGGCaacctcttttttattttatttaattttatgttttatgaattttgttctttgaacaaaaaaattcatttgGTATTATGTCAATTAGAACATATTTTAAAGATCATGATTTACCAATGATGAGATTAAGAAACATGACAATTTGAATAGAAATGTAGTTTTGCATAGTTTGACATGTCGAGAGGTGTTATAGGGGCAGCCGTGGAATGCATTAACATAATAAAACATGTTAAACTTTATTAACACTATTTCTCTTGAAATTCTCCTGAACCATGAGCTCACCATTTGTGGAGCATGATTTTTAGAATGTTTTCCAGTTGATGGAACATTGAAACTTTGAATGAActgaattttattattttttgacttTGAAAAATCTTAAAAACATTTACTTCGTGATTTCGTTTAGTTTTATCAATCTGAGAAATGTTTAAACATCAATTAGAAGGTAAGAAAATATTGGTGAGAAAATAAGAATGTCATTTTTGCCGAAATCAGGTGCTATAGTCCATAGTTTTTGGGTAGAGACTAATTTAttggagaattttttttttctttttaaattgttATGGAGTTCAGTTTCCAAGGGTTGGCATATAAACCAACATTTTaagctttttatttttctctcttactttaagaataaataaataattttgtatttaatattttaaattGTTAATTAGAGCCTAAGTAAGAGGTTAACGGTTAAAATTTTAGATGATATTAATGGTTAAGATAACATCAtgtaacaaattttttttttttttgaaatcaaTACATCAATACATTTAACATTTAACATCAATACATCACGTACTCTAGAAAATTTTCATTGCTATCATGGTAAAAACAATCGAAACCCCCGCTTTACTTCCATATCAATGAAACCCAACACTAATTGATCTGAAGATTGGAGGACATTTACCGTTAGCTGTGTGTAGGTAAATGTACTTCTATCTCTTTCGAACTTAATCCTCACCTTCGATTCTTGCATGATATTCCTTATCTTCAATTCTTCATCATTAACCCATCTACACAGAGACTAGGGATACTTGGACTGTCTCCTTCATTACCCAAGTTCTCAGTCTGGTTTCAAGCTTCTAGTCAACAGGTGTCTTTCTAGAAGAATTTGAATGTTGtgtttgttttcaatttcaaGTGCACGCGTGCTTGCATTGCTTTCATATTTGGCGCACTcatgattttcaatttgaatGTTGGGATTGGTAAGGCTCTCATCACTAGTGGTACAAGGAATATTTTTGGTTCAAGTTGTTGTACGTAAGTGGGGAATAGATTAAAGAAAATGGTGGTGGAACTGAAGTCACTGACTTGGATTACGTACAAATTGATCACAAAATAAGATTTGTCTTGGCTGGCTACTTATAAAGGCAGAGGTCCGTTCATGGGACAGAGCACTAATCATCAAATAATGGAGAGGCTATTCATGATCATAGTAATATGCTACCTCTGTGGTAGTATAGTTGAACTCTCTAGTCAAGCTGTCGAGTCGCCTCAGTACAGTGTGGTGCATTCAGAATCAGACTTTGAGGTCAGACTCTACAGAGAATCCTCATGGATGTCAGCTCAAGTCCGAGAAACAACTTCATTCGAAAAAGCCACTAAAGATGGCTTTCACAGGTTCTCCAACACTGTTTTTGTTTTCGCTTTTCGTAGGTTGATTCCATGTTTTCTTCTCTCACTTTCTCTTTTCGTAGGTTGTATCAGTACATTCATGGTGATAACCTTAACTCGTCCCAGATTACCATGACAGCTCCGGTGTTAACAAGCATTGTCCCATCTGTGCATGGACCGGAATACTACGTAAGGTTGTATCTGCCTGCCAAATATGAAAGAACACCACCACAGCCTTTCACTGAACTGAATTTGCAGTTTGATAAGCGGAGAAGTCACTGCATAGCAGCCAGAAAGTTTCCAGGGTTTGCCAAGGATGATGACATTAATGAGGAATTTGAAACTCTTGTGAGTAGCCTAAATAAGCACTTGAATGGAAAACCAGGAATCCTGAAGGAAAAGAGTTCTTATACAATAGCCCAGTACAATGCTTCATATCATGTTTCTGGGCGCTTAAATGAAGTGTGGATGGATCTCTCAGGATTTACTGCCGACTGCTGAGAGATGCGTGTAATAGGAGGAATAAAGATTATATATATCCTTGTGGAGTCATGTAGTCTTGGTATGATCAATTGACATATTGCTCATTGCTTCATGTAAGCTGAACCACctcataaataaaaatggatgcTCATGTAGGTCTCTCACAGGTCCTCAttatttgttttccttttttttttttcttcaattggATAGTGTCTATACTGAAAATCCTATAAAAGAATctaataacaaaaagaaaaatcacatCTGGGGTCTTGTCTGGACAACATAGAGTTTCCCATCTCTGATCACACCTTCAATGTCTTGTGCTGAACCATATAACTCCTCGATTGCACTTCCTGCGCGAGCAATGCTGGACAGAATTGTCTTTTGGAAGTTCCCATCGGTAACGAGTGGGTCAGATGAGTAGTCAA
Coding sequences within:
- the LOC133710543 gene encoding uncharacterized protein LOC133710543, translating into MGQSTNHQIMERLFMIIVICYLCGSIVELSSQAVESPQYSVVHSESDFEVRLYRESSWMSAQVRETTSFEKATKDGFHRLYQYIHGDNLNSSQITMTAPVLTSIVPSVHGPEYYVRLYLPAKYERTPPQPFTELNLQFDKRRSHCIAARKFPGFAKDDDINEEFETLVSSLNKHLNGKPGILKEKSSYTIAQYNASYHVSGRLNEVWMDLSGFTADC